A region from the Sphaerodactylus townsendi isolate TG3544 linkage group LG01, MPM_Stown_v2.3, whole genome shotgun sequence genome encodes:
- the LOC125443753 gene encoding dolichyl-diphosphooligosaccharide--protein glycosyltransferase subunit 4-like yields the protein MPLPRSTAAETGTRLIARMVTDVQLAIFANMLGVSLFLLVVLYHYVAVNNPKKQE from the exons ATGCCCCTCCCACGGAGCACGGCGGCGGAAACTGGGACGCGGCTTATCGCAAG GATGGTGACCGACGTGCAACTGGCCATCTTCGCCAACATGCTGGGCGTGTCGCTCTTCCTTCTCGTCGTGCTCTACCACTACGTAGCCGTCAACAATCCCAAGAAGCAGGAGTGA